In the Vibrio gigantis genome, one interval contains:
- a CDS encoding HD-GYP domain-containing protein, whose protein sequence is MGSIKITVDRIQPGLHIRLPVKWNEHPFLFNSFKIKDDAQVKVIRHLGIKHVYINPNQSDTPPLPVHHACEQEVDIDSKVTLETERMWKEKHERIETLSSYRRRVSHCEREFERSLARMRSVMTKIRNRPLDAVGEVKALVDDIVETLVSDDNVTLHLMNAKADFEDIYFHTLNVSVVALMIGKAKGYNTQQLKALSFAALFHDIGKIKIPVAILRKQSALTIPEENYLKLHTKYGEDIVAGIDDFPDSAQKVIAQHHEMNDGSGYPEGLKEHEIDEFAKIVAVANAFDNLCHAKTQSQQMIPYLALSHLYKSCRHLYSQDNLGLLVKFMGVYPPGTVVQLSNDSIGIVISVNAKHMLYPNVLIYDPSVPRTQAPIIDLFIKEIKIVNAVHPNKLPEQVREYLNPRARLSYFFDNGE, encoded by the coding sequence ATGGGCAGCATAAAGATTACCGTAGATCGCATTCAGCCTGGTCTACATATACGACTCCCAGTAAAATGGAATGAACACCCATTTTTATTCAATAGCTTTAAAATCAAAGATGACGCTCAAGTAAAAGTAATTCGACATCTTGGGATTAAACACGTCTATATAAACCCGAATCAAAGTGACACTCCGCCTTTACCAGTTCACCATGCATGTGAGCAAGAAGTCGATATTGATTCGAAGGTAACTCTTGAAACGGAAAGAATGTGGAAAGAGAAGCATGAGCGTATCGAAACCCTTAGCTCTTACCGTCGCAGGGTGAGTCATTGTGAGAGAGAGTTTGAACGTTCGCTTGCTCGAATGCGCTCTGTGATGACCAAGATCCGCAACAGACCTTTAGATGCAGTGGGGGAGGTTAAGGCTCTTGTTGATGATATTGTCGAAACTCTAGTTAGCGATGATAACGTCACCTTGCATCTTATGAATGCTAAAGCGGATTTTGAAGACATCTACTTCCATACTCTAAATGTTTCGGTTGTTGCACTGATGATAGGTAAGGCCAAAGGCTATAATACACAACAATTGAAAGCTCTCTCCTTCGCAGCGTTGTTTCACGATATAGGTAAAATCAAAATACCAGTCGCGATACTAAGAAAGCAAAGTGCCCTGACGATACCTGAAGAGAACTATCTGAAGCTTCATACGAAATATGGTGAGGATATTGTTGCGGGAATAGATGACTTTCCTGACAGTGCACAAAAGGTGATAGCCCAACATCATGAAATGAATGATGGTTCTGGTTACCCCGAAGGATTAAAAGAACATGAGATTGATGAGTTTGCCAAGATTGTCGCTGTGGCTAATGCATTCGATAACCTTTGCCATGCTAAAACACAATCTCAACAAATGATCCCATACTTGGCACTATCTCATTTATATAAAAGTTGTAGACACCTATATAGCCAAGATAACTTGGGGCTGTTGGTTAAGTTCATGGGTGTTTACCCACCAGGAACAGTAGTACAGCTTTCAAATGATTCGATTGGGATTGTGATATCTGTTAACGCCAAGCATATGCTTTATCCGAATGTACTAATCTACGATCCTAGCGTGCCAAGAACCCAAGCCCCGATCATTGACCTCTTTATTAAAGAGATCAAAATCGTTAATGCCGTTCATCCCAACAAGTTACCTGAACAAGTTCGAGAATATCTAAACCCTAGGGCTCGCTTGTCTTACTTTTTTGATAATGGAGAGTAG
- a CDS encoding VOC family protein translates to MLTVTPYLFFDGRCSEALDFYHKCFGGVVLSKQLFSDAPQVIEGAQPDWVMHAEFEAFGMKLMMSDGVKAKELEGNNLALSLVTDDTATQETIFEKLKQGGRIMTPLADTFWGARFGKVEDKFGIRWMVHCDSLS, encoded by the coding sequence ATGCTAACTGTAACCCCTTACCTATTTTTTGATGGTCGTTGTAGCGAGGCGTTGGACTTTTATCATAAATGTTTTGGTGGAGTGGTCTTGTCAAAGCAACTCTTTAGTGATGCGCCACAGGTAATAGAAGGGGCTCAACCTGACTGGGTTATGCATGCAGAGTTCGAAGCTTTTGGTATGAAGCTTATGATGTCTGATGGGGTGAAAGCCAAGGAGCTTGAAGGGAACAACCTTGCACTTTCTCTTGTTACAGATGATACAGCGACTCAAGAGACAATCTTTGAAAAGCTCAAGCAAGGTGGGCGAATAATGACACCTCTAGCGGATACGTTTTGGGGAGCTCGGTTTGGCAAAGTAGAGGACAAGTTTGGTATACGCTGGATGGTGCACTGTGATTCTTTAAGTTGA
- a CDS encoding RDD family protein — MTSTNTLPPAGIMRRFGALFYDALIVIAIEMLAAGVIVALLHALMALGVFNHSGYADVSDFLTNHPIWSPAYTFYLVVVWVYFFVFFWTRAGQTLGMRAWKLRVQNKDGSAITVTQALIRLSTSGFGLANLCVPFDPEKRGFHDIWAKTEVVVLPQAR, encoded by the coding sequence ATGACATCAACAAACACTCTGCCACCAGCAGGAATCATGCGCCGATTTGGTGCATTGTTCTATGACGCTCTGATCGTAATCGCTATTGAAATGTTGGCGGCTGGCGTCATTGTCGCTCTGCTGCACGCTCTCATGGCTCTTGGCGTTTTTAACCATAGCGGCTATGCCGATGTTAGTGACTTCTTAACCAACCATCCAATTTGGAGCCCTGCATACACCTTTTACTTAGTGGTCGTTTGGGTTTACTTCTTTGTGTTCTTCTGGACTCGAGCCGGTCAAACTCTGGGAATGAGAGCGTGGAAACTTCGCGTTCAAAACAAAGATGGCTCAGCTATCACAGTAACTCAAGCGCTGATTCGCTTAAGTACATCAGGTTTTGGATTAGCAAACCTATGCGTTCCATTCGATCCTGAAAAACGTGGCTTTCACGATATCTGGGCAAAAACCGAAGTCGTTGTGTTACCACAAGCTCGATAG
- the lptG gene encoding LPS export ABC transporter permease LptG, with product MFKILDLYIGRTIIATTSLVLVTFVGLSGIIKYVEQLRKVGRGTYDLLQALYFVLLSIPRDIEMFFPMAALLGALIGLGMLAASSELVVMQAAGFSKLDIGLSVLKTAIPLMIVVTLLGQWGAPQAQKMARDLRTISIAGGNIISTQSGVWARDANDFIFIVKIDDEKLYGMNMWRFDENKALKTAIYSEEVDYVGDNVWTMKDVVVTSFENELQITKENLPTYTWKTSLAPDKLAIVTVKPEELSLSGLYDYVTYLKASEQDAARYELALWRKITQPISIAVMMLMALSFIFGPLRSVTMGARILSGVIAGFTFYISSEFFGPVSLVYQIPPAFGAIAPSVVFLGIAVMLLRRKL from the coding sequence GTGTTTAAGATTCTCGATTTATATATAGGCAGAACCATCATCGCAACGACATCATTGGTTTTGGTGACGTTTGTTGGTCTCTCTGGGATCATCAAGTATGTAGAGCAGCTGAGAAAAGTTGGTCGTGGTACCTATGATTTATTACAAGCGCTGTATTTCGTTTTATTGAGTATCCCTCGTGATATCGAAATGTTTTTTCCAATGGCTGCGTTACTTGGTGCATTGATCGGATTAGGTATGCTCGCTGCGAGCTCTGAATTGGTAGTCATGCAGGCTGCTGGTTTCTCTAAGTTGGATATCGGCCTCTCGGTGCTTAAAACTGCTATTCCACTTATGATTGTGGTGACGCTGCTTGGTCAGTGGGGGGCACCTCAAGCACAGAAGATGGCTCGTGATTTAAGAACCATCTCGATTGCTGGTGGTAACATCATTTCGACCCAAAGCGGTGTCTGGGCTCGTGACGCTAATGACTTCATCTTTATCGTTAAAATCGATGATGAGAAGCTTTATGGTATGAATATGTGGCGCTTTGATGAGAACAAGGCTCTAAAGACTGCTATCTACTCTGAAGAAGTCGATTACGTTGGAGACAACGTGTGGACGATGAAAGATGTTGTAGTGACTTCTTTTGAAAATGAACTGCAGATAACTAAAGAGAATTTGCCGACATACACCTGGAAAACATCACTTGCCCCAGACAAGCTTGCGATAGTGACGGTTAAGCCGGAAGAGCTGTCATTAAGTGGTTTATATGATTACGTAACCTACCTCAAAGCGTCAGAACAAGACGCAGCTCGCTATGAATTGGCATTGTGGAGAAAGATAACTCAGCCAATCTCGATCGCGGTTATGATGTTGATGGCACTGTCGTTTATCTTTGGTCCTCTGCGTAGTGTAACCATGGGGGCGAGGATCCTGTCTGGTGTTATCGCCGGCTTTACCTTCTATATATCCAGTGAGTTCTTTGGCCCTGTGAGTTTGGTTTATCAAATACCACCGGCCTTTGGTGCGATAGCTCCGAGCGTGGTGTTCCTCGGAATAGCCGTTATGCTATTAAGGCGAAAACTGTAG
- the lptF gene encoding LPS export ABC transporter permease LptF yields MIIVRYLIRETIKSQFAIFFVLFLVFLSQKFISVLADASDGDIPASLILSIVGLNMPAMGLLMLPLSIYIGILLTFGRLYAESEIVVMNATGIGNKFLIQSALYLALITASAAAFNSFWLSPWSQDKVEQMYEEVAAENSVDLLPKGKFEGTPDGSSVVFIDDIDGNKLENVFVAQMRPRDSVLPSVMFSKSGDVKELSDGRQVIVMFDGTRHEGIPTRLDYRVTHFEEYEGLIGQREVKKKGRDWEAIPTLDLIGNPNNSAKAELQWRISLVLCIPLLTMLVVPLSAVNPRQGRFAKIGPAILIYLTYFLAISATKSSIEEGSVPAVIGMWPINALLLFVAIGANFMDSVPVRRLKEKFKNKEVGSSRV; encoded by the coding sequence GTGATTATTGTTAGATATTTGATCCGCGAGACAATCAAGAGCCAATTTGCGATCTTTTTTGTTCTCTTTCTCGTGTTTCTCAGCCAAAAATTCATCAGTGTTTTAGCGGACGCCTCTGATGGTGATATCCCTGCGAGTCTTATATTGTCGATTGTTGGCCTAAATATGCCAGCGATGGGCTTACTGATGCTTCCACTCAGTATCTATATTGGCATTTTGCTTACTTTTGGTCGCCTTTACGCTGAAAGTGAAATAGTGGTCATGAACGCCACTGGCATCGGTAATAAATTCCTGATTCAATCAGCGCTCTACCTAGCTTTGATTACGGCATCTGCAGCAGCCTTTAACTCATTTTGGCTATCTCCTTGGTCGCAGGACAAAGTTGAACAAATGTATGAAGAAGTAGCCGCAGAGAACAGCGTCGATTTGCTACCAAAAGGTAAATTTGAAGGTACTCCGGATGGCTCTTCTGTCGTATTTATTGATGATATCGACGGTAATAAATTAGAAAATGTGTTCGTTGCTCAAATGCGCCCTCGTGATTCAGTGTTGCCAAGTGTGATGTTCTCGAAGTCGGGAGACGTAAAAGAGCTCAGCGATGGTCGTCAAGTTATCGTGATGTTCGATGGTACTCGGCACGAAGGTATCCCTACACGCCTTGACTATAGGGTGACGCACTTTGAAGAATACGAAGGCCTGATCGGCCAGCGTGAAGTTAAGAAAAAAGGGCGAGATTGGGAAGCGATTCCTACACTTGATTTGATTGGTAACCCAAACAATAGTGCGAAAGCAGAGCTACAGTGGCGTATTTCTTTGGTACTTTGTATTCCACTATTGACCATGCTTGTGGTACCACTATCGGCGGTAAACCCTCGACAAGGTCGTTTTGCGAAAATCGGCCCTGCAATACTGATCTATCTCACCTATTTCTTAGCAATCAGTGCAACCAAATCTTCAATTGAAGAGGGGAGTGTTCCGGCGGTAATCGGCATGTGGCCAATTAATGCGTTATTGTTATTTGTCGCGATTGGTGCAAACTTTATGGATAGCGTGCCAGTAAGGCGTTTGAAAGAAAAATTCAAGAACAAAGAGGTTGGCTCAAGCCGTGTTTAA
- the pepA gene encoding leucyl aminopeptidase has translation MEFSVKSGSPEKQRSACIVVGVFEPRRLSPVAEQLDKISDGYISSLLRRGDLEGKPGQMLLLHQVPGVLSERVLLVGCGKERELGERQYKEIIQKTISTLNETGSMEAVCFLTELHVKGRDTYWKVRQAVEATKDGLYTFDQFKSNKPETRRPLRKLVFNVPTRRELSLGEKAISHGLAIASGVKASKDLGNMPPNIANPAYLASQARRLADDYETVKTKIIGEEEMEKLGMTSYLAVGRGSKNESMMSIMEYKGAADPDAKPIVLVGKGLTFDSGGISLKPGEGMDEMKYDMCGAASVFGTMKALAKLNLPINVVGILAGCENMPGSNAYRPGDILTTMSGQTVEVLNTDAEGRLVLCDALTYVERFEPDCVVDVATLTGACVIALGHHISGVLSNHNPLSHELVNASEQASDRAWRLPMADEYHEQLNSPFADMANIGGRPGGTITAGCFLSKFTKKYHWAHIDSAGTAWKSGAAKGSTGRPVSMLVQFLLNRSGQETEEQSSK, from the coding sequence ATGGAGTTCAGTGTAAAAAGTGGCAGCCCAGAGAAACAGCGCAGCGCATGTATCGTTGTCGGTGTATTCGAACCGCGCCGCCTTTCTCCAGTAGCCGAGCAATTAGATAAAATTAGCGATGGCTATATTAGTTCACTGCTTCGTCGCGGTGATCTAGAGGGTAAACCTGGCCAGATGCTACTGCTGCATCAAGTACCTGGTGTACTTTCAGAACGTGTTCTACTGGTAGGTTGTGGTAAAGAGCGTGAGCTAGGCGAGCGTCAATACAAAGAAATCATCCAAAAAACCATCAGCACACTAAACGAAACAGGTTCTATGGAAGCCGTATGTTTCCTTACAGAACTGCACGTTAAAGGTCGTGACACATATTGGAAAGTTCGCCAAGCGGTAGAAGCGACTAAAGATGGTCTTTACACATTCGACCAATTCAAGAGCAATAAACCAGAGACTCGTCGCCCACTACGTAAATTGGTATTCAACGTACCAACTCGTCGCGAATTGAGCCTTGGTGAGAAAGCTATTTCTCACGGTCTTGCTATTGCTTCGGGTGTAAAAGCGTCTAAAGATCTAGGCAACATGCCACCAAACATCGCAAACCCTGCTTACCTTGCTTCTCAAGCTCGCCGTTTAGCCGACGATTACGAGACAGTAAAGACTAAGATCATCGGTGAAGAAGAGATGGAAAAGCTGGGTATGACTTCATACCTTGCGGTAGGCCGCGGCTCTAAGAATGAATCTATGATGTCTATCATGGAATACAAAGGTGCGGCTGACCCAGATGCAAAACCTATCGTTTTGGTTGGTAAAGGTCTTACTTTTGATTCAGGCGGTATCTCGCTTAAGCCTGGTGAAGGCATGGATGAGATGAAGTACGACATGTGTGGTGCTGCATCTGTATTCGGCACAATGAAAGCACTGGCGAAACTTAATTTGCCAATCAACGTTGTAGGTATTCTTGCGGGCTGTGAAAACATGCCGGGTAGCAATGCTTACCGCCCAGGTGACATCCTTACAACAATGTCAGGCCAAACGGTTGAAGTACTCAATACTGATGCTGAAGGTCGCTTGGTTCTATGTGATGCTCTAACTTACGTTGAGCGTTTTGAACCAGACTGTGTTGTCGATGTTGCTACGCTAACTGGCGCATGTGTTATTGCTCTAGGTCACCACATCAGTGGCGTTTTATCGAACCACAACCCACTTTCTCACGAACTTGTTAATGCTTCTGAGCAAGCAAGTGACCGTGCATGGCGTCTACCTATGGCAGACGAGTACCATGAGCAGCTAAACAGCCCATTCGCTGATATGGCGAACATTGGCGGCCGTCCTGGCGGCACAATTACTGCAGGTTGCTTCCTGTCTAAATTTACGAAGAAGTACCACTGGGCACACATCGATAGTGCTGGTACAGCTTGGAAGTCAGGCGCAGCGAAAGGCTCGACAGGTCGTCCTGTCTCAATGCTAGTCCAATTCTTATTGAACCGCAGCGGCCAAGAGACTGAAGAGCAATCTTCAAAATAA
- a CDS encoding DNA polymerase III subunit chi, with amino-acid sequence MQTATFYIVPSDSPQASKDGFAHYVLFLAQHFAKQGAKLYLNCNDKDHAERIAEVFWQVEPNEFIAHNLVGEGPKYSTNIEIGYQGVKHNWNRQLVINLADNHTTFANAFAQVIDFVPCEEKAKQLARERYKIYRQAGYQLQTIEIQHP; translated from the coding sequence ATGCAGACTGCTACATTTTACATTGTGCCTTCAGACAGCCCGCAAGCCAGCAAAGATGGCTTTGCTCACTATGTGCTGTTTCTTGCTCAGCACTTTGCAAAACAAGGCGCTAAACTTTATCTCAACTGCAATGACAAAGACCATGCAGAGCGTATTGCTGAGGTTTTCTGGCAAGTCGAACCCAATGAGTTTATTGCACATAACTTGGTTGGTGAAGGTCCAAAGTATTCAACCAACATCGAAATCGGCTACCAAGGCGTCAAACATAATTGGAATCGTCAGCTAGTAATTAATCTGGCTGATAATCATACAACCTTTGCGAACGCCTTTGCTCAGGTGATAGACTTCGTCCCTTGCGAAGAAAAAGCTAAGCAACTCGCTCGAGAAAGGTATAAAATTTACCGTCAGGCTGGATATCAGCTACAAACTATCGAGATTCAACATCCATAG